The sequence TACAAAGTCAGCGACGATTGCGCATACACTGCATTTGAACCGATCACCTCTACCGTCAACATCGTTAGTATTACTATTTTTCTAATATGCATATGTTCTCCTCGTTCTTCTGTCTTCTACGCGAAAAGTGAAATAGCTGTTTGCCTAACGCGCCGGCTGCGGCGCCAGCATCCGCTTCACGACGAGAGCCAGCGGAACGGTAAAGCAGAAGTGAGACATGAAGCCGCCGATGATCACGGCGGGGTCGTAATAATCGGGATGATTGTTAGAGGCGATCGAGATAGCCACGTGCATCACGATCCACGCGACGATGGCATAGAACAGCGCCACGAACGTCGCTTCGTATCCGCGCCGGCGGAAGTAAGGCCAAATCGCCGCAAACAGCACGCCCCACGCGGTGGCGAAGACAAAGTGAATGCCCGTGCCAACGATATAGGCCCATATCCCGATCGCCTCCTGCACTTCCTTGCCGAACACGAGGCCCGTTGCGTTGCGTGGAATGCCGGCAAGCGGCATCAAGTGCTGCGCGCCAACCCACACCAACGCCTCGTAAATCCAGATGATCACCGCTCCCGTCAAGCCACCTGCCACGCCGGCGCGCAGAGTGGCTTTGAGATCCGGTTTCGCGGATGCCTCCCAATTCTGTCCTTTAGGGATTTCCTTTCCGTTAGTGCTGTAATTGCTGCTCATGTCTCCACTCCTCGTTACGTTGTTTTAAAAAATGTTCGCGCTGCGACCGTCGACTCCGTTCGCGATGGCGACAGCGGCATCGCCGCAAGCGGTCTCACGTCTCCGCCATCGGGCTCGTGATGTAACGCAATGCCACGCGATTCATCACGATGGCGATGGCGGCGAAGACTGCCGGCACGGCAAGGATCGAAAACACCGTGCCAAACGTGAAGCCCAGCGACAGCAGCACGCCGCCGACGAGCGAGCCAAGAATCCCGCCGAGCCGGCCGAACCCAAGCATCCAGCTGACGCCTGTCGCTCGCGCTCGGGTCGGGTAGTAGGTCGGCGCCAGCGCGTTCAAACCCGTTTGCGCGCCGCTCATGAAGAAACCTGCGCATGCGACCAGCACCGGCAGCATTCCCGACGTCAACGAGCCCGTGCCCAGCGCGAAGATGAAGACGCCGCCGAACAGGTACGCGGCTCCGATAACCGCGTTGCGGTTCATGCGGTCCATGGCGAACCCGACCGCGACCGCACCGACCGTGCCGCCGAGCTGGAACAGCCCCGTGATCGCCGCAGCCCGTTCGACGGGAAGGCCCGCGTCCTTGATGAGCGTCGGCAGCCACCCGGTCAGCAAGTAGATGATCAATAGCCCCATGAAGTACGTGACCCACAGCATGAGCGTGCCGAATGCGTAGCCATCGGCAAACAGCATGCGCACCGGTGCTTTTTCGACGGCTGCGGGTTCGGGCGACGTAAAGCTCACCTGGCTCCCGAATGTATGCCGGCAGACGCGCCCCAAGGTCGCCGCGATGCGCGTGACATCCGCTTTGCGAACGAGCATGAAGCGCGCCGATTCAGGCAGCAGCCAAAGCAGTACCGGCACGCTCAGGAGCGGCACGACGCCACCGAAGACGAATACGCCACGCCAGCCGAAGTGCGGAATCAGCCACGCGGCGATGAAACCTCCCACGCCTGAGCCAAAGTTGAAGCCGGTGAACATGATCGTGAGCAACAGCGACCGGCTGCGCGACGGCACGTATTCCGACAGCAGCGTCGTCGAATTCGGCATCGCGGCGCCCAGCCCGAGCCCCGTCAGAAATCGCAGCGCGATCAGCTGCAGCGGCGTGTCGGCAAACGCGCAGCACAAGCTGAAAAGGCCGAAGCACGTGACCGATCCGATCAGAATCGCTTTTCTGCCGATGCGATCGGCCGCGGGTCCGGCGGCAAGCGCACCGACCGCGAGCCCGATCATCGCCGCACTCATGACCGGCCCGAATGCCGCGCGCGCGACGCTCCAGTCATGCATGATGACGGGCGCAACAAAGCCCATCACCGCCGTGTCCAGCCCGTCCATCATGACGATAAAAAAGCACAGCAGAAGGACGAGCCACTGATACGCCGACACGCTGCGCGCGTCGATGAATGCCTTGATATCGACTGATGCCTCTGGGTTCATGCTTGTCTCCGTGGATTGATTTCTGCGCCCCGGGCTCTACCGTCCGCGAGGTCGTGTTCTTGCGCGATCGCGGCTAGGCCGCGCCTGGCACGTTGCGTGTCTTGAGAAACGCTTCGAGCGTCTCGCCGCGCATTGACGCATACATGGCTAGATTGCTTACCTTGACGACGCGCGCAAACTTTTCAAGGACGAAGAAGCACACGCCGTAGTGCACGAGGCCAAGCCAATCGCACGCGTCCACCAAGGCGCGCTCTTCGTCGGTCAGGCCGGCGGCGGCATAGGCGGCTTCGCGATCGCGAAGCCAAAGCTCGCGCGCGGACGCCTCGCGCATCTGCCAGAAGAACCGGTTCAAGCGCAGCGTCTTGACGCTTTGCCGGATATCGAACGGATAGGTGCCCGTCAGTTCCTCGATGCCGATCAGTTGCGGGTTCATTGCGTCACCTCGTCTTCGTAGAGCGTCACCGCCATCGCAGTGCTGGTCGCGAGGTAATAGTTGCGGTGCACCTCGCGCACCTTGTCGCCGAGCGCCCCGCGCATGGCGAGCCACATGATGGTCTCGACGCTCTCTGCCCCGCCGAGCCGCACATAGTCGACGTGCTTCATCTGAGCGAGACGCTGCGGGTCATGCACGATCAAGTCGAGAAACTCGAGGTCCCAATCGGTGTTGTTGAAACCGCTTCGTTCGCCGTGAACCTGATGCGACAGCCCCCCGGTGCCGACGACCACCACCTTCAGGTCCTGCGGAAACGACTCGATCGCGCGCCGCAGCGACTGGCCGAGCCGATAGCAACGCATTGCCGTGGGCAGCGGATATTGCAGCACGTTGACTTCCATCGGCACGAGCGCCATCGGCCAGCCGCCTTCGTGCGGCAGCATCAATGAGAGCGGCGAGTTGCAGCCGTGGTCGAGCGGACGCTCCTGAAAGATCGCGAGATCGAACTCGTCATCGATCATGTGCTCCGCGATATGGATGGCGAGGTCCGGATGACCCGCGATGTCGGGCAGCGGGCGCTTGCCCGCGCCCTCGTCCGCGAACGCGTGGTTCGGCGAGACGCCGAGCGCGAAAGTCGGATAGCAGTCGAAGAAGAAGCTGTTCGCGTGGTCGTTGTAGAACATCACCATCACGTCGGGCTGGGTTTCGGCGAGCCACTGCGCGACCGGTTCATAGCCCTTGAAAAGGGGCGCCCATGCGGGATCGTTCTGCCTTCGGTTGTCGTACGCCGCGCCAATGGTCGGCACGTGAGAGGTGCCGATTCCGCCGATGATTCTTGCCATGTCGTCTGATTTCCTGATTTGATGCCGTGCACGCCCTGCGCGCCGTTTCGATAGAAGGCCGGTTTCACTTCAATTCGCCGGCACTCGATACGGGATACAAAGATACAAAACCGCTCCGCTCGTCGACAGTGGGGGTTAACGTCATAACTGAACCATTTGCACCGGAATCAGCGGGCGTTTCCGGGCTTTTTTCGTACCCCGCCGTGCCCGAGAAGCCCGCCGCACAAGACCCGTTTGGTATCCCGTATCTCAACGCCCCTGTCACGCTCTCCAGCAACCCGCACGAGATCCGATAAACGGAACAGATACCGTCAGAATCAACTCGCAATCCGCTCGGCCGACCCGTCGAATCCCCGTGCACGCCGCTATACTTCCCGGCAAAGGAGGCCCGCAAATGAGTTCGACTACCCAGCACGCGATCGTGCAATCGCTGCGCGAGCAGATCCTGCGCGGGGAGCTTGCTCCCGGACAGCGCCTCGTCGAAGCGCAACTGGCGCAATGGCTCGGGGTATCGCGCACGCCGTTGCGCTACGCCTTGAGCGTGCTTTCTGCGGAGGGGCTGCTCGAGCGCTCGGGCGGGCGGGGATTCGTGGTGCGCCGATTCGGCGTCGGCGACGTGCTGAACGCGATCGACGTACGCGGCGTATTGGAGGGATTGGCTGCGCGCGCCGTAGCGGAACGCGGCGCGACGCCAGCACTGACGGCCGCGCTCGACGAGTGCCTGCGCGCAGGCGATCGCCTTTTTGAAACCGGCTCGCTCAAGAAGGGTGACGACCTGCGCTACGCCGAAATGAACGGACGCTTTCACGCATTGATCACCGACGAGGCGCAGAACGCGGCGCTAAGCGCAGCGCTGAATCTCAACGACAAGATTCCGTTCGTATCGCCGGCCACCGTTGCCTTCGACGAAACCGCCAAGGCACGTCAATTCACGATGCTGGCGTATGCGCACCGCCAGCATCATGCGATCGTGTCGGCGCTCGTGAACGGGGAAGGTGCACGTGTCGAGGCGTTGATGAAGGAACACACGTACATCTCGAAGGAAAGTCTCAATCTCTCACTGCCCAAGCTGCAGTTGATCGCAGGTGCCGCATAAAATGGCCGATAGCACGAAGACCGATCAACATTCGAATCCTGTTGCGAGGCAAGCACCGGTGAACCGAGGCGAGCTGCTGAACCTCGCCTGCCTGCGCGCCGTGTCGCTCGTTGCTCAGACGGGCAGCGTGAGCCGGGCCGCCACCGCCCTCTTTCGTGC comes from Trinickia violacea and encodes:
- a CDS encoding MFS transporter; this encodes MNPEASVDIKAFIDARSVSAYQWLVLLLCFFIVMMDGLDTAVMGFVAPVIMHDWSVARAAFGPVMSAAMIGLAVGALAAGPAADRIGRKAILIGSVTCFGLFSLCCAFADTPLQLIALRFLTGLGLGAAMPNSTTLLSEYVPSRSRSLLLTIMFTGFNFGSGVGGFIAAWLIPHFGWRGVFVFGGVVPLLSVPVLLWLLPESARFMLVRKADVTRIAATLGRVCRHTFGSQVSFTSPEPAAVEKAPVRMLFADGYAFGTLMLWVTYFMGLLIIYLLTGWLPTLIKDAGLPVERAAAITGLFQLGGTVGAVAVGFAMDRMNRNAVIGAAYLFGGVFIFALGTGSLTSGMLPVLVACAGFFMSGAQTGLNALAPTYYPTRARATGVSWMLGFGRLGGILGSLVGGVLLSLGFTFGTVFSILAVPAVFAAIAIVMNRVALRYITSPMAET
- a CDS encoding GntR family transcriptional regulator translates to MSSTTQHAIVQSLREQILRGELAPGQRLVEAQLAQWLGVSRTPLRYALSVLSAEGLLERSGGRGFVVRRFGVGDVLNAIDVRGVLEGLAARAVAERGATPALTAALDECLRAGDRLFETGSLKKGDDLRYAEMNGRFHALITDEAQNAALSAALNLNDKIPFVSPATVAFDETAKARQFTMLAYAHRQHHAIVSALVNGEGARVEALMKEHTYISKESLNLSLPKLQLIAGAA
- a CDS encoding gallate dioxygenase, with amino-acid sequence MARIIGGIGTSHVPTIGAAYDNRRQNDPAWAPLFKGYEPVAQWLAETQPDVMVMFYNDHANSFFFDCYPTFALGVSPNHAFADEGAGKRPLPDIAGHPDLAIHIAEHMIDDEFDLAIFQERPLDHGCNSPLSLMLPHEGGWPMALVPMEVNVLQYPLPTAMRCYRLGQSLRRAIESFPQDLKVVVVGTGGLSHQVHGERSGFNNTDWDLEFLDLIVHDPQRLAQMKHVDYVRLGGAESVETIMWLAMRGALGDKVREVHRNYYLATSTAMAVTLYEDEVTQ
- a CDS encoding protocatechuate 3,4-dioxygenase (extradiol catechol dioxygenase that catalyzes the oxidative cleavage of substituted catechols; part of the bacterial aromatic compound degradation pathway), with product MNPQLIGIEELTGTYPFDIRQSVKTLRLNRFFWQMREASARELWLRDREAAYAAAGLTDEERALVDACDWLGLVHYGVCFFVLEKFARVVKVSNLAMYASMRGETLEAFLKTRNVPGAA